A stretch of the Coleofasciculus sp. FACHB-1120 genome encodes the following:
- the serA gene encoding phosphoglycerate dehydrogenase has protein sequence MSKVLVSDPIDQVGIDILSQVAQVDIKTGLSPEELVRIMPEYDALMIRSGTQVTKEIIEAGTQLKIIGRAGVGVDNVDVPAATRQGIVVVNSPEGNTIAAAEHALAMMLSLSRYIPEANQSVKSSQWDRKSFIGAEVYKKTLGVVGLGKIGSHVASVGKAMGMKLLAYDPFISVERADELGCRLVELDLLFQESDYITLHIPKTPETTHLINAEAIAKMKPTTRIINCARGGIIDETALAEALKAGKIAGAALDVFETEPLGESDLRSLGKNLILTPHLGASTAEAQVNVAIDVAEQIRDVLLGLPARSAVNIPGLRPDVLEKLRPYLLLAETLGHLVGQLAGGRIELLNISLQGELATNQSQPLIVAALKGLLSQALRERVNYVNASIEAKERGIRVIETRDASIRDYSGSLQLAARGSLGEHSVTGALLGDNEIRITSIDDFPINVPPTSNMLFTLHRDMPGIIGNIGSLLGSFNVNIASMQVGRKIVRGDAVMVLSLDDPLPEGILAEILKIPGIRDAYTVTL, from the coding sequence ATGTCCAAGGTTCTTGTTTCCGATCCCATAGACCAAGTTGGAATAGACATCCTCTCCCAGGTTGCTCAAGTTGACATTAAAACAGGTCTTTCTCCAGAAGAACTGGTGCGAATTATGCCAGAGTATGACGCTCTGATGATTCGTTCTGGAACCCAAGTCACCAAAGAGATTATTGAAGCTGGAACCCAGCTAAAAATCATTGGTCGTGCTGGAGTTGGCGTCGATAATGTCGATGTTCCAGCCGCCACCCGACAAGGTATTGTCGTCGTCAATTCCCCCGAAGGGAACACCATTGCAGCGGCAGAACACGCTTTGGCAATGATGCTATCGCTCTCCCGTTATATCCCCGAAGCCAATCAGTCGGTGAAAAGCAGTCAGTGGGATCGCAAGAGTTTTATCGGGGCTGAAGTTTACAAGAAAACGCTGGGTGTTGTCGGTTTGGGGAAAATTGGTTCTCATGTCGCCAGCGTTGGGAAAGCGATGGGGATGAAACTGCTGGCTTACGATCCCTTCATCTCGGTAGAACGGGCAGATGAACTGGGTTGTCGTCTGGTTGAACTGGATTTGCTATTTCAGGAATCAGACTACATTACCCTGCACATCCCCAAAACTCCAGAAACGACTCACCTGATTAACGCCGAAGCGATCGCTAAAATGAAACCCACGACTCGAATTATCAATTGTGCCCGTGGCGGCATTATTGATGAGACAGCCTTGGCGGAGGCATTGAAAGCTGGCAAAATTGCTGGGGCGGCGTTGGACGTTTTCGAGACAGAACCACTCGGCGAGTCAGACTTGCGATCGCTGGGGAAAAATCTCATCCTCACTCCCCACTTGGGAGCCTCTACAGCAGAAGCGCAGGTAAATGTCGCAATCGATGTTGCCGAGCAGATTCGGGACGTTCTGCTGGGGCTACCAGCGCGTTCAGCCGTGAATATTCCTGGACTGCGTCCTGACGTATTGGAAAAACTCAGACCTTATCTCCTCTTGGCGGAAACGCTGGGTCATTTGGTTGGGCAACTGGCTGGAGGACGCATTGAGTTGTTGAATATCAGCTTGCAGGGAGAATTGGCAACCAATCAAAGTCAGCCCCTCATCGTAGCAGCACTGAAAGGGCTGCTCTCTCAAGCGCTGAGAGAGCGAGTGAACTACGTGAATGCCAGTATTGAGGCAAAGGAGCGGGGAATTCGCGTGATTGAAACGCGGGATGCCTCGATTCGAGATTATTCGGGTTCGCTGCAACTGGCGGCTCGGGGTTCGTTAGGAGAACACTCGGTTACTGGCGCTCTGTTGGGCGATAACGAAATTCGGATCACCAGCATTGATGATTTTCCCATCAACGTCCCCCCCACCTCTAATATGCTGTTTACCCTGCACCGCGATATGCCCGGAATTATCGGGAATATTGGTTCCCTATTGGGCAGCTTTAATGTCAATATTGCCAGTATGCAGGTGGGTCGTAAAATCGTGCGCGGCGATGCAGTGATGGTGTTGAGCCTAGACGATCCCCTACCTGAGGGAATTTTGGCGGAAATTCTCAAGATTCCCGGCATTCGAGATGCCTATACGGTAACTTTATAA